In Afipia sp. GAS231, a single window of DNA contains:
- a CDS encoding 2-keto-4-pentenoate hydratase, translated as MDNILAAAKIIATARRGRAPLAALPPDMTPGDEAEGYRVQRALHALLLPQVGPLVGYKIGCTSPVMQQYLDIPHPCAGGVFAKGVHDSGASLRFGDYVRVGVECEIAVRLARHLAPTEAPFTAEWVMEAIEAYHPAIEIVDDRYVKWETAGAPTLVADDFFAAGCVLGAPVSRSAAPDLLKVTGRAMINGKEAGRGTGADVLGHPHNALAWLANHLAAEGKGLHAGQIVLTGSLVKTVWLNAGDTVVMELDGLGTVTANFN; from the coding sequence ATGGACAACATTCTCGCGGCCGCAAAGATCATCGCCACCGCCCGCCGTGGCCGCGCGCCGCTGGCGGCACTTCCGCCTGATATGACGCCCGGCGACGAGGCCGAAGGCTACCGGGTTCAGCGTGCGCTGCACGCTCTGCTGCTGCCGCAAGTGGGCCCCCTGGTCGGTTACAAGATCGGCTGCACCAGCCCCGTCATGCAGCAATATCTCGACATCCCGCATCCCTGCGCCGGCGGCGTGTTCGCCAAGGGGGTGCACGACAGCGGCGCCTCGTTGCGCTTCGGCGATTACGTGCGCGTCGGCGTCGAGTGCGAGATCGCGGTAAGGCTCGCGCGCCATCTCGCGCCGACCGAAGCGCCGTTCACGGCCGAATGGGTGATGGAGGCGATCGAGGCCTATCACCCCGCGATCGAGATCGTCGACGACCGCTACGTCAAATGGGAGACGGCGGGAGCGCCGACGCTGGTGGCGGACGATTTCTTCGCCGCCGGCTGCGTGCTCGGCGCGCCGGTCTCGCGATCGGCCGCGCCCGATCTGCTCAAGGTCACCGGCCGCGCCATGATCAACGGCAAGGAAGCCGGTCGCGGCACCGGCGCCGACGTGCTCGGACATCCGCATAACGCGCTGGCCTGGCTCGCCAATCATCTCGCCGCCGAAGGCAAGGGATTGCACGCGGGCCAGATCGTGCTGACCGGCAGTCTGGTCAAGACGGTGTGGCTCAATGCCGGCGATACCGTGGTGATGGAGCTGGATGGACTGGGCACGGTGACGGCGAATTTCAATTGA
- the fliL gene encoding flagellar basal body-associated protein FliL, with protein MADSEPAEGADGADAIPAKKGKLKLIIALVGFVAILGGGGGWFFFMRGHGEEAHAEAPPPKPPSFVEVPDMMVNLVGAPGERVQYLRVKIVLEVKEEKQVEAIKPNLPRVTDLFQTYLRELRPSDINGSAGLFRLKEELTKRVNNAVAPQVVSAVLFKEIVVQ; from the coding sequence ATGGCTGATAGCGAACCGGCGGAAGGCGCAGATGGCGCAGACGCCATTCCGGCCAAAAAGGGCAAGCTGAAGCTGATCATTGCGCTGGTCGGGTTCGTCGCCATCCTCGGCGGCGGCGGCGGCTGGTTCTTCTTCATGCGCGGCCATGGCGAGGAGGCGCACGCCGAAGCGCCGCCGCCGAAGCCACCGTCCTTTGTCGAAGTGCCCGACATGATGGTCAACCTGGTCGGCGCGCCCGGCGAGCGCGTGCAATATCTCCGGGTCAAGATCGTGCTCGAGGTCAAGGAAGAGAAGCAGGTCGAGGCGATCAAGCCGAACCTGCCGCGCGTCACCGACCTGTTCCAGACCTATCTGCGCGAACTGCGCCCCTCCGACATCAACGGCTCGGCCGGTTTGTTCCGGCTGAAGGAAGAGCTGACCAAGCGCGTCAACAACGCGGTGGCGCCGCAAGTGGTCTCAGCCGTGTTGTTCAAGGAAATCGTGGTTCAGTGA
- the fliM gene encoding flagellar motor switch protein FliM, which produces MAVNKDQMDQDAIAAQWEASLDSEDPAAAAEEAAANELSESMALQWAAMVEDGGREFGNKNSGERVLSQEEIDNLLGFTVGDVNLDDHSGIRAIIDSAMVSYERLPMLEIVFDRLVRLMTTSLRNFTSDNVEVSLDRITSVRFGDYMNSIPLPAVLSVFKAEEWENFGLATVDSSLIYSIIDVLLGGRRGQTSLRIEGRPYTTIETNLVKRLVEVVLADAEQAFRPLSPVTFSIDRLETNPRFAAISRPANAAILVRLRIDMEDRGGNIELLLPYATIEPIRPVLLQMFMGEKFGRDPIWEGHFATEVAQAEISVDAVLYEADIPLKHLMKLKVGDTLPLEMRADALVSVRCGNVILTEGRMGRVGDRVAIRVTKPLRKPNTTFAMFEKADEQTKLMEAQ; this is translated from the coding sequence ATGGCCGTCAACAAAGACCAGATGGACCAGGACGCCATTGCCGCGCAATGGGAAGCTTCGCTCGACTCCGAAGATCCCGCGGCGGCAGCGGAAGAGGCCGCGGCCAACGAACTCTCCGAAAGCATGGCGCTGCAATGGGCCGCCATGGTCGAGGATGGCGGTCGCGAGTTCGGCAACAAGAATTCCGGCGAACGCGTTCTGTCGCAGGAGGAAATCGACAACCTGCTCGGTTTCACCGTCGGCGATGTCAATCTCGACGACCATTCCGGCATCCGCGCCATCATCGATTCCGCGATGGTGTCCTACGAGCGTCTGCCGATGCTCGAAATCGTGTTCGACCGCCTGGTGCGGTTGATGACGACGAGCTTGCGCAATTTCACCTCCGACAACGTCGAAGTCTCGCTCGACCGCATCACCTCGGTGCGCTTCGGCGATTACATGAACTCGATCCCGCTGCCGGCGGTGCTCTCGGTGTTCAAGGCCGAGGAGTGGGAAAATTTTGGCCTCGCCACGGTTGATTCCAGCCTGATCTACTCGATCATCGACGTGCTGCTCGGCGGCCGCCGCGGCCAGACCTCGCTGCGCATCGAGGGCCGGCCCTACACCACCATCGAAACCAACCTGGTGAAGCGGCTGGTCGAGGTCGTGCTGGCCGACGCCGAGCAGGCGTTCCGGCCGCTGTCGCCGGTGACGTTCTCGATCGACCGGCTGGAGACCAACCCGCGCTTTGCCGCGATTTCCCGGCCCGCCAACGCCGCGATCCTGGTGCGGCTGCGCATCGACATGGAAGACCGCGGCGGCAACATCGAATTGCTGCTGCCCTACGCGACCATCGAGCCGATCCGCCCGGTTCTGCTCCAGATGTTCATGGGCGAAAAGTTCGGCCGTGATCCGATCTGGGAAGGCCACTTTGCGACCGAAGTGGCGCAGGCCGAGATCTCCGTCGATGCGGTGCTGTATGAGGCCGACATTCCGCTCAAGCATCTGATGAAGCTGAAGGTCGGCGACACGCTGCCGCTGGAAATGCGCGCCGACGCGCTGGTGTCGGTGCGTTGCGGCAACGTCATCCTGACCGAAGGGCGGATGGGCCGGGTCGGCGACCGCGTCGCCATCCGCGTCACCAAGCCGCTGCGCAAGCCCAACACCACCTTCGCGATGTTCGAGAAGGCCGACGAGCAAACCAAGTTGATGGAGGCACAATGA
- the flgF gene encoding flagellar basal-body rod protein FlgF has translation MENTLLVGLSRQMTLERQMDVVANNVANINTNGFKADRSLFEEFLNSGAHEDNFTRADRRVSFVQDRGTFHDFAGGNTELTKNPLDVAIDGGGFLTVQTPAGERYTKDGGLQINNQGQLVTAGGNPVLGASGPIVFQPTDHDISIAPDGNITVVEGTSHLDSVRGKLRIASFADAQKLIKDGSNLFAAGPGAAAQPDSVSRVRQGFVEKSNVNSVTEMSRMIEITRTYTQISALLSQQSDLHKSAIEKLADVPA, from the coding sequence ATGGAGAATACGCTTCTCGTCGGACTATCACGGCAGATGACGCTGGAACGGCAGATGGATGTCGTCGCCAACAATGTCGCCAACATCAACACCAACGGCTTCAAGGCCGACCGCTCGCTGTTCGAGGAATTCCTCAACTCGGGTGCGCACGAAGACAATTTTACGCGCGCCGACCGCCGGGTCTCCTTTGTGCAGGACCGCGGCACCTTCCACGATTTCGCAGGAGGGAATACCGAGCTGACCAAGAACCCGCTCGACGTCGCGATCGACGGCGGCGGCTTCCTGACGGTGCAGACCCCGGCCGGCGAGCGCTACACCAAGGACGGCGGCCTGCAGATCAACAACCAGGGCCAGCTCGTGACCGCGGGCGGCAACCCCGTGCTCGGTGCCTCCGGCCCGATCGTGTTCCAGCCGACCGACCATGACATCTCCATTGCCCCCGACGGCAACATCACCGTGGTCGAGGGCACCAGCCATCTCGACTCGGTCCGCGGCAAGCTGCGGATCGCCTCGTTCGCCGACGCCCAGAAGCTGATCAAGGACGGCAGCAACCTGTTCGCGGCCGGTCCCGGCGCCGCCGCCCAGCCCGACAGCGTCTCGCGGGTGCGTCAGGGCTTCGTCGAGAAGTCGAACGTCAATTCTGTGACCGAGATGAGCCGCATGATCGAGATCACGCGGACCTACACCCAGATTTCGGCGCTGTTGTCGCAGCAGAGCGACCTGCACAAATCCGCAATCGAGAAACTCGCCGACGTTCCGGCATAA
- the dksA gene encoding RNA polymerase-binding protein DksA: MNDRQRDYFRAKLLAWKDEILRESKITLQTLQEENVNHPDLADRASSETDRAIELRARDRQRKLISKIDAALQRIEDNTYGYCEETGEPISLKRLEARPIATLSVEAQERHEKREKVYRDE; this comes from the coding sequence ATGAACGACCGCCAGCGCGATTACTTTCGCGCGAAGCTGCTGGCGTGGAAGGACGAGATCCTGAGGGAATCGAAGATCACCCTGCAAACCCTCCAGGAAGAGAACGTCAATCATCCCGATCTGGCTGATCGCGCCTCTTCTGAAACCGACCGCGCCATCGAACTGCGCGCCCGCGATCGCCAGCGCAAGCTGATCTCCAAGATCGACGCCGCGTTGCAGCGTATCGAGGACAACACATACGGCTATTGCGAAGAGACCGGGGAGCCGATCTCGCTGAAGCGGCTCGAAGCCCGTCCGATCGCAACGCTGTCGGTGGAAGCGCAGGAACGGCACGAGAAGCGCGAGAAGGTTTATCGCGACGAATAG
- a CDS encoding MotE family protein, with protein sequence MKSFRDVRVLPVVLVAIFGLAVLKIAGLVLDGGYVFDYQPNKPAKMSWAQENLGFPGGQKIDPDDITGSTHGAPKEEKKEEAPKPSAPGTEPPKPDGVVVFPDQGPQAVSPSERAILERLQTRRQELEQRAREVEIRESLLKAAEKRIDARAEEAKAVEARISGASGQKAEQDAARFKGIITMYEGMKPKDAAKVFDRLEMSVLYDIASQIAPRKMSDILGLMQPEAAERLTVELARRASGDKSNATAELPKIEGKMLQQKAN encoded by the coding sequence ATGAAATCGTTCCGCGACGTCAGAGTCCTGCCCGTCGTTCTGGTTGCGATCTTCGGCCTTGCCGTGCTGAAGATCGCGGGCCTGGTGCTCGATGGCGGCTACGTGTTCGACTACCAGCCGAACAAGCCGGCCAAGATGTCGTGGGCGCAGGAAAACCTCGGCTTCCCCGGCGGGCAGAAGATCGATCCGGATGACATTACCGGCTCGACCCACGGCGCGCCCAAGGAAGAGAAGAAGGAAGAAGCGCCGAAGCCGTCGGCCCCCGGCACCGAGCCGCCGAAGCCCGATGGCGTCGTGGTGTTTCCCGATCAAGGCCCGCAGGCGGTGTCGCCGTCGGAGCGCGCCATTCTCGAGCGGCTGCAGACGCGCCGCCAGGAACTGGAACAGCGCGCGCGCGAGGTCGAAATTCGCGAGAGCCTGTTGAAGGCGGCCGAGAAGCGCATCGATGCGCGTGCCGAGGAGGCGAAGGCGGTCGAAGCGCGGATTTCCGGCGCTTCCGGCCAGAAGGCCGAGCAGGACGCCGCCCGCTTCAAGGGCATCATCACGATGTATGAAGGCATGAAGCCGAAGGACGCCGCAAAAGTGTTCGACCGGCTGGAGATGTCCGTGCTCTACGACATCGCCTCGCAGATCGCGCCGCGCAAGATGTCCGATATCCTGGGCCTGATGCAGCCGGAGGCCGCCGAGCGGCTGACGGTGGAGCTGGCCCGCCGCGCCAGCGGCGACAAATCGAATGCCACGGCCGAACTGCCGAAGATCGAAGGCAAGATGCTGCAGCAAAAGGCCAATTGA
- the flgA gene encoding flagellar basal body P-ring formation chaperone FlgA, translated as MIARSLILASALLAASASFAVAQSPLDQADVIAAPALRANVQVSSDIVRIGDLIDNAGSAAQIAIYRAPDLGTTGSLPVPAVINALRAHQVIGVDTRDLREISVTRLARSIEGKDIEAQVGRALERRNGLGDAVNLSLTFDRDPGDIRLDAGFTGAMQPTSVRYDNRNGRFDVTFEIANDNGLGATKLRFTGTAVETVEAAVLARSVERNEVLKSSDVMVERRPKAEVGGDAATRDRAVGMQARRQLRAGQAVKVADLAKPDLVQRDQNVTLIYESPGLYLTVRGKAIEGGTEGDVVNVMNLQSKRTISGVVTGRGQVSITVATPRPAPSPVTSPVSDATSSLETPKSTAPVAVANISAVAAKTE; from the coding sequence ATGATTGCCCGCTCGCTCATCCTCGCTTCCGCCCTGCTCGCCGCCTCCGCTTCCTTCGCGGTCGCGCAAAGCCCGCTGGACCAGGCCGACGTCATCGCCGCCCCCGCGCTGCGCGCCAATGTCCAGGTCTCCAGCGACATCGTGCGGATCGGCGACCTCATCGACAACGCCGGCTCGGCCGCGCAGATCGCGATCTACCGCGCGCCGGATCTCGGCACCACCGGCTCGCTGCCGGTGCCGGCGGTGATCAATGCGCTGCGCGCGCATCAGGTGATTGGCGTCGACACCCGCGACCTCAGGGAAATTTCGGTGACGCGACTGGCCCGCTCGATCGAGGGCAAGGATATCGAGGCGCAGGTCGGCCGTGCGCTGGAGCGCAGGAACGGTCTCGGCGACGCTGTCAATCTCAGCCTCACCTTCGACCGCGATCCCGGCGATATCAGGCTGGATGCCGGCTTCACCGGCGCGATGCAGCCCACCTCGGTACGCTACGACAACCGCAACGGCCGCTTCGACGTCACCTTCGAGATTGCCAATGACAACGGCCTCGGCGCGACCAAGCTGCGCTTCACCGGCACGGCGGTCGAGACCGTCGAGGCCGCGGTGCTGGCGCGCAGTGTCGAGCGCAACGAGGTTTTGAAATCCTCCGACGTGATGGTCGAGCGCCGCCCTAAGGCCGAGGTGGGCGGCGACGCCGCCACCCGCGACCGCGCGGTCGGCATGCAGGCCCGCCGCCAGCTCCGCGCCGGCCAGGCCGTCAAGGTTGCTGATTTGGCCAAGCCCGATCTGGTGCAGCGCGACCAGAACGTCACGCTGATCTACGAGTCACCGGGGCTTTACCTCACCGTTCGTGGCAAGGCGATCGAGGGCGGCACCGAGGGTGACGTCGTCAATGTCATGAACCTGCAATCGAAGCGCACGATTTCCGGCGTCGTCACCGGCCGCGGCCAGGTCTCGATTACGGTCGCAACGCCTCGCCCGGCTCCAAGTCCTGTCACAAGTCCGGTCAGCGATGCCACTTCCTCGCTCGAAACACCCAAGTCCACCGCTCCCGTCGCCGTCGCCAACATCAGTGCAGTCGCTGCCAAAACCGAGTAA
- a CDS encoding DUF6468 domain-containing protein, with amino-acid sequence MNHSLGIVIESLVAVLLMLTIGYCMVLNKRLKRLKADEHSLKATIGELITATEIAERAIGGLKHTVRDVNEHLGSQITAATQMSMHLKSQLAEGDGVIRRLSKIAAAARPATPEEALAAAAPKVSAAKAVAAAAQAFTERRRTDGLAA; translated from the coding sequence ATGAATCATTCCCTCGGAATCGTGATCGAGAGTCTGGTGGCGGTGCTGCTGATGCTCACGATCGGTTACTGCATGGTGCTCAACAAGCGCCTGAAGCGGCTGAAGGCGGACGAACATTCGCTGAAAGCCACGATCGGCGAGTTGATCACCGCCACCGAAATCGCCGAGCGCGCGATCGGCGGCCTCAAGCACACCGTGCGCGACGTCAACGAACATCTCGGCAGCCAGATCACCGCCGCAACCCAGATGTCGATGCATCTGAAGAGCCAGCTCGCCGAAGGCGACGGCGTGATCCGCCGCCTGTCCAAGATCGCGGCCGCAGCCCGGCCGGCGACGCCTGAAGAGGCACTTGCTGCGGCCGCGCCGAAGGTTTCGGCGGCGAAAGCGGTTGCCGCGGCGGCGCAGGCGTTCACCGAGCGCCGAAGGACGGATGGCCTCGCTGCATGA
- a CDS encoding DUF3551 domain-containing protein yields MRTVFLALATSATIFVIGLAPAAAQDYQYCIQGDEFAGGAGECTFSSYAQCQASASGRTATCAPNRYLNVYAQLVDRTHPRHRSH; encoded by the coding sequence ATGCGTACCGTATTTCTTGCTCTCGCGACTTCCGCGACGATTTTCGTCATTGGCTTGGCGCCTGCCGCAGCGCAGGATTATCAATATTGCATCCAGGGTGATGAATTCGCCGGCGGGGCCGGCGAGTGCACCTTCTCAAGCTACGCGCAGTGCCAGGCGAGTGCTTCGGGCCGAACGGCCACTTGTGCACCCAATCGTTACCTCAATGTCTACGCCCAGCTCGTTGATCGAACCCACCCGCGTCACCGTTCGCACTGA
- a CDS encoding helix-turn-helix domain-containing protein, which produces MKATNNQTANAYSADCPTRQILDRIGDKWAVLILLLVRHEPMRFNALRRTIEGISQKMLSQVLKSLERDGLIKRRAIATVPVTVEYSITPLGATLANAVDPLRDWAESNLKEVLNAQRRYDAQRKPIAA; this is translated from the coding sequence GTGAAAGCTACCAACAACCAAACCGCCAACGCCTATTCCGCGGACTGCCCGACCCGCCAGATTCTGGATCGCATCGGCGACAAATGGGCCGTCCTCATCCTGCTTCTCGTGCGGCACGAACCAATGCGCTTCAATGCGTTACGCCGCACCATTGAAGGCATCTCGCAGAAGATGTTGAGCCAGGTGTTGAAGTCGCTCGAGCGCGACGGGCTGATCAAACGCCGCGCCATCGCCACCGTGCCTGTTACGGTGGAGTATTCGATCACGCCGCTCGGCGCGACGCTGGCGAACGCGGTCGATCCGCTGCGCGACTGGGCCGAAAGCAATCTGAAGGAGGTGTTGAATGCGCAGCGCCGCTACGACGCGCAGCGGAAGCCGATCGCGGCGTAA
- a CDS encoding carbonic anhydrase: MCHLCDETVQSSQPTRRRFLTAAGGIAAGLAFAPSAFAKDTKPPPKPQNVISPDEALKRLMKGNRRYVEGVSRRHDFKHEREALAGGQNPYASILSCADSRIAPEYAFDSGRGDLFVCRVAGNFANDDTVASLEYSVAVLSSPLILVLGHESCGAVDATIKSLKDNTTLPGHLPSLVAALAPAVKAVADQPGDKLANATRRNVIDTIAKLKAATPILSAAVDNKKLKIVGGVYRLGDGKVEMVG, translated from the coding sequence ATGTGCCACCTCTGCGATGAAACCGTTCAATCGAGCCAACCAACGCGCCGCCGCTTTCTGACCGCCGCGGGCGGCATCGCCGCCGGTCTGGCCTTTGCGCCCAGCGCCTTTGCCAAGGATACCAAGCCGCCGCCAAAACCGCAGAACGTGATTTCGCCGGACGAGGCGCTGAAGCGGCTGATGAAAGGCAACCGCCGCTATGTCGAAGGCGTCTCGCGCCGGCACGATTTCAAACACGAGCGCGAGGCACTGGCCGGCGGGCAAAACCCATATGCCAGCATCCTGAGCTGCGCGGATTCCCGCATCGCGCCCGAATATGCCTTCGACAGCGGCCGCGGCGATCTGTTCGTCTGCCGCGTCGCCGGCAATTTCGCCAATGACGACACGGTCGCGAGCCTGGAATATTCGGTCGCGGTACTCAGCTCGCCGCTGATCCTGGTGCTCGGCCATGAAAGCTGCGGCGCGGTCGACGCGACGATCAAGTCGCTCAAGGACAACACCACCCTGCCCGGCCATCTGCCCTCGCTGGTCGCAGCATTAGCGCCGGCGGTGAAGGCGGTCGCGGACCAGCCCGGCGACAAGCTCGCCAACGCGACGCGGCGAAACGTCATCGACACGATCGCAAAATTGAAGGCGGCAACCCCGATCCTCAGTGCTGCGGTTGACAACAAAAAGCTGAAAATCGTCGGCGGCGTCTACCGCCTCGGCGACGGCAAGGTCGAGATGGTCGGCTAG
- a CDS encoding flagellar assembly protein FliX, whose product MRIYGPNGTTLGAPASQTRRTSSTGFSLPETPAAPEEPRSASAPKAAGNIDALLAMQGVEDPTERRKRSVARGRGALDVLDDLKLGLLSGNLDASTVNRLRDAAANLKSSSGDPGLDSVLSEIELRVEVELAKAGQF is encoded by the coding sequence ATGCGCATCTACGGACCGAACGGCACCACGCTTGGAGCGCCCGCGAGCCAGACGCGGCGAACCAGCTCGACCGGCTTTTCGCTGCCGGAAACGCCGGCAGCCCCAGAGGAGCCGCGTTCCGCCTCGGCACCGAAGGCCGCCGGCAACATCGATGCGCTGCTCGCGATGCAGGGCGTCGAGGACCCGACCGAGCGCCGCAAGCGTTCGGTGGCAAGGGGCAGGGGCGCGCTCGACGTGCTAGACGATCTCAAGCTCGGGCTGCTGTCCGGCAATCTCGATGCCTCGACCGTCAACCGGCTGCGCGATGCCGCCGCCAACCTGAAGTCATCCTCCGGCGATCCCGGCCTCGATTCGGTTCTGTCCGAAATCGAGCTCCGCGTCGAAGTCGAGCTGGCCAAAGCTGGTCAGTTCTAA
- the flgH gene encoding flagellar basal body L-ring protein FlgH, whose translation MSVSRINRLVLTSALLSLAAVASGCSSIDRLSQIGEKPKLTEIENPTTQPGYKPVQMPMPKPEQASYNANSLWRNGSRAFFKDQRAARIGDLLTVTVNITDKANLTNETQRSRTNKEDSGVTNFIGAQTITQANKILPGRILTADSTASSDGKGSVNRQEALQTNVAAVVTQVLPNGNLVVEGKQEIRVNFEIRELIVAGIVRPEDIQSDNTIDSSKIAQARIAYGGRGQISDIQQPRYGQQVMDVLLPF comes from the coding sequence ATGTCAGTTTCCCGTATCAACCGTCTCGTACTCACCAGCGCGCTCCTTTCGCTGGCGGCCGTTGCAAGCGGTTGCTCCTCGATCGACCGTCTCTCCCAGATCGGCGAAAAGCCGAAGCTGACGGAGATCGAAAACCCGACGACGCAGCCCGGCTACAAGCCGGTGCAGATGCCGATGCCGAAACCCGAGCAGGCGTCGTATAATGCGAACTCGCTGTGGCGGAACGGCTCCCGCGCCTTCTTCAAGGACCAGCGCGCCGCGCGCATCGGCGATCTCCTGACGGTGACCGTCAACATCACCGACAAGGCCAACCTCACCAACGAGACCCAGCGCAGCCGCACCAACAAGGAAGATTCGGGCGTCACCAACTTCATCGGCGCCCAGACCATCACACAGGCGAACAAGATCCTGCCCGGCCGCATCCTGACCGCGGACTCAACCGCTTCGAGCGACGGCAAGGGTTCGGTCAACCGCCAGGAAGCGTTGCAGACCAACGTCGCCGCCGTGGTGACGCAGGTGCTGCCGAACGGCAACCTCGTGGTCGAAGGCAAGCAGGAGATCCGCGTCAACTTCGAAATCCGCGAACTGATCGTCGCCGGCATCGTCCGCCCGGAAGACATCCAGAGCGACAACACCATCGACTCCTCGAAGATCGCGCAGGCCCGCATCGCCTATGGCGGCCGCGGCCAGATCAGCGATATCCAGCAACCCCGCTACGGCCAACAAGTCATGGACGTGCTGCTGCCGTTCTGA
- the flgG gene encoding flagellar basal-body rod protein FlgG: protein MRALYTAATGMAAQELNVQVISNNIANLRTTGYKKQRAAFQDLIYDHVRRVGAQASDQGTILPVGVDIGGGVKTVGTPRLMSQGTLSQTGNDLDIAIRGEGFFKIQMPDGTYTYTRDGSFQMDATGRVVNAQGNPVQPTITIPQNASGITINAQGQLSVTLPGSTTPTTVGQIGLTRFINKAGLNPIGDNLFTDTPASGTPQDGIANTDGFGDMQQSNLEQANVEVVSEISDLIAAQRAYEMNAKVVSAADQMLQSTSNMFR from the coding sequence ATGCGCGCCCTATACACAGCAGCGACCGGCATGGCGGCACAGGAACTCAACGTTCAGGTGATCTCCAACAACATCGCGAACCTGCGCACCACCGGCTACAAGAAGCAGCGCGCGGCGTTCCAGGACCTGATCTATGACCATGTGCGCCGCGTCGGCGCCCAGGCGTCCGACCAGGGCACCATCCTGCCGGTCGGCGTCGACATCGGCGGCGGCGTCAAGACCGTCGGCACCCCGCGGCTGATGAGCCAGGGCACGCTGTCGCAGACCGGCAACGACCTCGACATCGCGATCCGCGGCGAAGGCTTCTTCAAGATCCAGATGCCCGACGGCACCTACACCTATACCCGCGACGGCTCGTTCCAGATGGACGCGACGGGCCGCGTCGTCAACGCGCAGGGCAATCCGGTGCAGCCGACGATCACGATCCCCCAAAACGCCTCCGGCATCACCATCAACGCGCAGGGCCAGCTCTCGGTCACCCTGCCCGGCTCGACCACGCCGACCACGGTCGGCCAGATCGGCCTTACTCGCTTTATCAACAAGGCCGGCCTCAATCCGATCGGCGACAACCTGTTCACGGATACGCCGGCCTCCGGCACGCCGCAGGACGGCATCGCCAATACCGACGGTTTCGGCGACATGCAGCAGTCCAACCTCGAACAGGCCAACGTCGAGGTGGTTTCGGAAATCTCCGACCTGATCGCCGCTCAGCGCGCCTACGAGATGAACGCCAAGGTGGTCAGCGCCGCCGATCAGATGCTGCAGTCCACCTCCAACATGTTCCGCTGA
- a CDS encoding NAD(P)-dependent oxidoreductase, which yields MKIAVIGASGNAGSRISAELARRGHAVTAIARNPGKIASQANVTAVAGDVMDQAGLAALLAGHDAAVSSVHFLDSDPVRLIGAARDSNVGRYLVVGGAGSLEVAPGVRLVTTSGFPVAYKAEAEKGAAFLDLLRAEKELNWTFLSPSALFAAGERTGKFRLGTDQLLTAEDGKSWISFEDFAVALADEIERPAHIRRRFTVGY from the coding sequence ATGAAAATCGCCGTCATCGGTGCATCCGGCAACGCCGGCTCGCGCATATCAGCCGAACTCGCCCGCCGCGGCCATGCCGTCACCGCCATCGCCCGCAACCCCGGCAAGATCGCGAGCCAGGCCAATGTCACTGCCGTCGCGGGCGACGTGATGGACCAGGCGGGCCTTGCTGCCTTGCTGGCCGGCCACGACGCCGCGGTCAGTTCGGTGCACTTTCTCGACAGCGATCCGGTCCGGCTGATCGGCGCGGCCAGGGATTCGAACGTCGGCCGCTACCTCGTGGTCGGCGGCGCCGGCAGCCTCGAGGTGGCCCCCGGCGTCCGGCTGGTAACGACGTCAGGATTTCCCGTGGCATACAAGGCCGAGGCCGAGAAGGGGGCGGCCTTCCTCGACCTGCTCCGGGCCGAAAAGGAACTGAACTGGACCTTCCTGTCGCCCTCGGCCCTGTTTGCGGCCGGCGAGCGGACCGGCAAGTTCCGCCTGGGAACGGACCAGCTTTTGACCGCGGAAGACGGGAAAAGCTGGATTTCCTTTGAGGACTTCGCAGTTGCACTCGCCGACGAGATCGAGCGCCCGGCCCATATCCGGCGGCGTTTCACGGTTGGCTACTAA